One Pseudomonadota bacterium genomic window, TCGAGCTGTCCAAGGCGGACACGGTAAGAGCCGGTCTCGAGCTCGGCATCGACTTCGGGTTGACGCGCTCGTGCTACGATCCCGACGATCGCGGTGCGCCGTGCGGAGCCTGCGACGCCTGTCGATTGCGCGCGCTGGGATTCGACGGCGCCGGCGCTTCGGACCCGGTCGTCCGGCTGCGGAAACCGCGATGACCGAGACGATCCGGCTCTATTCGTTTTTCGTGTCCATCCAGGGAGAGTCGACGCGCGCCGGGCTGCCGTGCGCGTTCGTCCGGCTCGCCGGATGCCCGCTCGCGTGCGCCTTCTGCGACACCGTCCCGGCCCGCGACGCGGCCGGCATCGAGACCGGGATCCCCGAGATCGTCGCGCGCGTCCTAGCGGCGGGCCAGCGCCTCGTCGAGGTGACGGGCGGGGAGCCGCTCGCCCAGCCGGGCGCCATCCCGCTGCTCGCCGCGCTCGCCGACGCCGGGCTCGAGGTGATGCTCGAGACCTCGGGCGCGTTCCCGATCCGCGGCGTCGATCCCCGGGTGCGCGTCGTGATGGACATCAAGACCCCGGGGTCCGGCATGGCCGAGAGCTTCTGCGCAAAGAACCTCGACGCCCTCGTGCGCGGGCACCACGAGGTGAAGTTCGTTGTCACCTCGCGCGCCGACTTCGACTGGGCCGTCGCGCGCGTCCGCGGCGCCGGGCTCGCGGATCGCTGCGACCTGCTCGTCTCACCTGCGCACCCGCTCGTCGCGTACGCCGAGCTCGCGGAGTGGGTTCTCGCGAGCGGGTTGCCCTTGCGTTTTCAG contains:
- a CDS encoding 7-carboxy-7-deazaguanine synthase QueE codes for the protein MTETIRLYSFFVSIQGESTRAGLPCAFVRLAGCPLACAFCDTVPARDAAGIETGIPEIVARVLAAGQRLVEVTGGEPLAQPGAIPLLAALADAGLEVMLETSGAFPIRGVDPRVRVVMDIKTPGSGMAESFCAKNLDALVRGHHEVKFVVTSRADFDWAVARVRGAGLADRCDLLVSPAHPLVAYAELAEWVLASGLPLRFQPQLHRLIWPAPQAEER